Proteins from one Eriocheir sinensis breed Jianghai 21 chromosome 27, ASM2467909v1, whole genome shotgun sequence genomic window:
- the LOC127004072 gene encoding L-serine dehydratase/L-threonine deaminase-like gives MDTASSGKSSPLHVRTPLIPSNALSSACSQQVLLKLENTQPSGSFKIRGIGHYIQKSIGKGCDHVVSSSGGNAGMAAAYSSKILGVPATIVIPKSTPSVMISKLEEEKANVIVHGEVWDMAHKKAEALAEDEKCCLVHPYDHPDIWEGHSTIVDEILEQSPERPAAIVTSVGGGGLLCGILKGLHRLGASDIPVVIMETEGAHCLRAALDAGKPVSIGDITSIAKTLGALCVTQGVFSLKEGIQLSSNVISDKQAVEACISFADHHRMLVEPSCGAALAAGYSGVIHGLIDSNFIKKKGPIVFVVCGGNIVSLDNIVSWKKQFNIN, from the exons ATGGACACTGCCAGTTCAGGCAAGTCATCACCACTGCACGTCAGGACACCACTCATACCCAGCAATGCATTGTCGTCTGCTTGCAGCCAACAAGTCCTGCTGAAACTTGAGAATACCCAACCTTCGGGATCCTTCAAGATCAGGGGTATTGGACATTACATTCAAAAG AGCATTGGAAAAGGATGTGATCATGTGGTCTCATCATCAGGAGGTAATGCAGGAATGGCAGCAGCTTACTCCTCCAAGATTCTAGGAGTTCCAGCCACAATAGTCATTCCGAAATCCactccatcagtaatgatttcaaagctagaagaagagaaagcaaatgtCATA GTACATGGTGAAGTCTGGGACATGGCCCATAAGAAAGCAGAGGCACTTGCCGAAGACGAGAAGTGTTGCCTTGTTCACCCATATGACCACCCAGATATTTG gGAAGGCCACAGCACAATAGTGGATGAAATACTGGAGCAGAGTCCTGAGAGGCCCGCTGCTATTGTTAcctctgttggtggtggtggtctgctgTGTGGCATCCTGAAGGGTCTACACAGGCTTG gtGCTTCTGATATTCCAGTCGTGATAATGGAGACCGAGGGTGCACATTGCCTAAGAGCTGCTTTAGATGCTGGAAAGCCAGTTTCTATTGGTGACATTACCAG CATTGCCAAGACTTTGGGTGCACTGTGTGTGACTCAGGGTGTCTTTAGTCTAAAGGAAGGCATTCAACTATCATCCAATGTCATATCTGACAAACAAGCTGTTGAGGCATGTATCAGCTTTGCAG ATCACCATCGAATGCTGGTGGAGCCTTCCTGCGGAGCAGCCTTGGCAGCTGGATACTCAGGAGTAATTCATGGTTTGATAGACAGTAACTTTATCAAGAAGAAGGGACCAATAGTTTTTGTTGTGTGTGGAGGTAACATTGTGTCGCTAGATAACATAGTCAGCTGGAAGAAGCAGTTTAATATAAATTAG
- the LOC127004071 gene encoding protein diaphanous homolog 1-like isoform X4 — translation MRSFLQEQEATVVAVITACQEAQSQLDQYQAWGERQQQQLEDSLQGLVDQSRSARELIQQEMLRVAAKKEEAKKREQELLAVQMLLTPATEQEACMAVAEVFHCTSEAEQVVEEYQQCFPDASILTTTKKVREAFKAALEAAQAVQAAPDTVTTEEPRAQFPVSPRRAKAPVCPRPHHHGKTEGQGPPPPDKARKEPAAGWPSVSCAPGGRSAPTCKNKSRSWPAVPPRPEGAIPAAGCGNPAGQRGRATLPPLHGVPGPVLAGPRAAPGPHPSRL, via the exons ATGCGTTCCTTTCTGCAGGAACAGGAGGCCACAGTTGTGGCTGTCATCACTGCCTGCCAGGAGGCTCAGTCCCAGCTGGACCAGTACCAGGCCTGGGgtgagcggcagcagcagcagctggaggACAGCCTCCAGGGACTGGTGGACCAGAGCAGGAGTGCCAGAGAGCTCATACAGCAGGAAATGTTGCGTGTGGCGgccaagaaggaggaggcaaagaagagggaGCAGGAGCTGCTGGCCGTGCAGATGTTGCTTACTCCTGCAACAGAGCAAGAGGCATGCATGGCAGTGGCTGAGGTGTTTCACTGCACCAGTGAGGCAgagcaggtggtggaggagtaCCAACAGTGTTTTCCTGATGCcagcatcctcaccaccaccaagaag GTGAGAGAGGCATTTAAGGCAGCCCTGGAGGCTGCCCAGGCTGTTCAGGCAGCTCCAGACACTGTCACTACAGAAGAGCCCAGGGCCCAGTTCCCTGTCAGTCCCAGAAGAGCCAAGGCCCCAGTCTGTCCCAGACCTCACCATCATGGTAAAACTGAAG GTCAAGGACCTCCGCCGCCTGACAAAGCACGCAAGGAGCCTGCTGCAGGCTGGCCAAGTGTTAGCTGTGCACCAGGTGGAAGGTCAGCACCGACATGCAAGAATAAGTCTCGAAGCTGGCCGGCTGTTCCTCCACGCCCTGAAGGAGCAATCCCTGCCGCGGGATGCGGCAACCCTGCAG GTCAGCGAGGTCGTgccaccctcccccccctgcatGGTGTTCCTGGACCTGTCCTGGCCGGGCCACGCGCCGCGCCGGGTCCACATCCGTCTAGGCTCTGA
- the LOC127004071 gene encoding protein diaphanous homolog 1-like isoform X3, whose product MASAGKGENINESSTVAAASPPPSARKRKGAAGEAGKKEGAGVSKKMRSFLQEQEATVVAVITACQEAQSQLDQYQAWGERQQQQLEDSLQGLVDQSRSARELIQQEMLRVAAKKEEAKKREQELLAVQMLLTPATEQEACMAVAEVFHCTSEAEQVVEEYQQCFPDASILTTTKKVREAFKAALEAAQAVQAAPDTVTTEEPRAQFPVSPRRAKAPVCPRPHHHGKTEGQGPPPPDKARKEPAAGWPSVSCAPGGRSAPTCKNKSRSWPAVPPRPEGAIPAAGCGNPAGQRGRATLPPLHGVPGPVLAGPRAAPGPHPSRL is encoded by the exons gaaaacATCAATGAATCCAGTACAGTAGCagcagcctcaccaccacccagtgccaggaagaggaaaggggcagCAGGAGAAGCTGGCAAGAAGGAAGGGGCGGGTGTCTCCAAGAAAATGCGTTCCTTTCTGCAGGAACAGGAGGCCACAGTTGTGGCTGTCATCACTGCCTGCCAGGAGGCTCAGTCCCAGCTGGACCAGTACCAGGCCTGGGgtgagcggcagcagcagcagctggaggACAGCCTCCAGGGACTGGTGGACCAGAGCAGGAGTGCCAGAGAGCTCATACAGCAGGAAATGTTGCGTGTGGCGgccaagaaggaggaggcaaagaagagggaGCAGGAGCTGCTGGCCGTGCAGATGTTGCTTACTCCTGCAACAGAGCAAGAGGCATGCATGGCAGTGGCTGAGGTGTTTCACTGCACCAGTGAGGCAgagcaggtggtggaggagtaCCAACAGTGTTTTCCTGATGCcagcatcctcaccaccaccaagaag GTGAGAGAGGCATTTAAGGCAGCCCTGGAGGCTGCCCAGGCTGTTCAGGCAGCTCCAGACACTGTCACTACAGAAGAGCCCAGGGCCCAGTTCCCTGTCAGTCCCAGAAGAGCCAAGGCCCCAGTCTGTCCCAGACCTCACCATCATGGTAAAACTGAAG GTCAAGGACCTCCGCCGCCTGACAAAGCACGCAAGGAGCCTGCTGCAGGCTGGCCAAGTGTTAGCTGTGCACCAGGTGGAAGGTCAGCACCGACATGCAAGAATAAGTCTCGAAGCTGGCCGGCTGTTCCTCCACGCCCTGAAGGAGCAATCCCTGCCGCGGGATGCGGCAACCCTGCAG GTCAGCGAGGTCGTgccaccctcccccccctgcatGGTGTTCCTGGACCTGTCCTGGCCGGGCCACGCGCCGCGCCGGGTCCACATCCGTCTAGGCTCTGA